ATCTATTTGTTAAACTTGTTTTTAAACGTGCTTTTGGACGGTGTTGGTAGATGGGCAGTGATACTGTATCTGTGTTCTATGTGACAAGATATAGCGCACTAGTGTGGAGCTGTAATCGATTGGAAACAGTTTTTTTAGCACTGAAATTGTCTTACACAGCAGTAACACTGCTATTTGACTTGCAATTGTgcggtaaaaaataaaaacgtgaTCACCATGACGCATCGTTATACTGGCATGTCAATTGACAGAGTGACACTGTCCCTATGAAACGATGCATCTCCCCGCACATGGCAGCAAATTGCACCGGCGCAAACCGGATGACTGGTGTGTTTGACTCAACTGATAACGAGAACCGTCTAGGAATGGTTTGGTAAACCGGCTCGCCGCTGCCATCGTGGTGTTTCGcaagtggtttgttttggttttgtaccCCGGTAATCCACGACCCCGACCTCCCCTCGTATCTGGACTCTCTCTCAAGCACTTTCGTCAACTATCCTGTTTTTTACGACGCAAGGTCGACCGGGAATAATCCTAGGGGTAGTGGCGTCCCGTTGCAATcaattgcactttttttttcctcttcaccGCCTTGCAGGCGTTTATCCGGTAGTATGTTATGGAAATAAACGATTATCTGCGGGAGACAAAACACCTGTCGGGTGTATCTTATCAGCTGGTTGCGGCCGGTGGATAATATACCACACACtttacgcttttttttgtcatcgaTGCGTCTCGGCACATTACGTCATTGTGATTGATGCTTTCAGATGAAATGTTCTCCGCTCCCGAGCGATAAGCCGTTTACCGGCTTCAAGAATCTCGTGCGAGCGTGTTTGTGAGAGAGAATCGGCAAGCACCGGGGCAAGTAAGGCAGCTGGTTCATGCAACCGCGGAACCATCCAAACGCTGCCGCTGAAAGAAGATAACCGGGGACCGCACATAGGTGGGGgtaattttttattgtaaataaatgataCCGTACTTGACCAACGTCTCGGCATTTGCTTTGAGGCAGGAGCATCGACAACAGCTTCCGTTTGTGGAAACCACACCCGACCCGCGGCAGGTGTGTGGGGTACGTTGTACGGTCTTCGGTCGATTATACAATCCCTTGTAGCGATAGTGCGGAACGTTAAGGGGTGCGAGCAGCTCGGGTGATAGTCTTTGGTTTTATGCGTTATTTGTGCGTTGACCCATGGTTGAACAGAAGCTAAATATGTCTTTTTTTATCGCAATGATAGCAATCAGTGTGGCGATAATGCTAACATCGGTGTTGATCGTGCATTAATCTTTGCGTCTAACAGCAAACCATCACATATCGCGGTGGGAAGTTATGCCTTTCCATAGTGTGTTTGGTTTAGTAGTAGCACACGCACGTCAGTATCTGCGTGGAAACCGTGAAGATGGTGAACTTACCGCCGTTTCATCGTTTCAACGTGCGCGATAAGGGCTGGTTTGATAAACGCGGTATAGGAGTAGTCCGTATAGGAGCGGTTCGATAAGAGAagtgctgatgctgctgctggggttCGTTAATGTGGAGCTATTGTGCATCCAATTTGAGCAATAATTTCGATGTTGCCAATTTCCTCACATGCGTTAGGTGATAGTGATGGTCTGGCCAGCCTTACCGAATGTTCTGAACTGTGTTGAGGTGAAACACCAGCTAGACGCTTTACGCTGACTTGCGCTTCTTTCACCGAATCATGTGATGGGTGCATTTTGTGGGTGCCTAATTATCACCTACGAAACGACCTGTTGCAATCGGTTTTCGAGCTTGCCGGTACAGAGACGGTAACGATAGTCGTTTGTGCATTAAGGTGGTGACCTGAACGCTGTGAACTTTTGGTTGTGCAATTTGGTTCGATTGATGTtggtcttttttgtttgattacgGTGTGAATGGTTAATGAGCACAGCTCTATGTTTGGGAAATGTAAAGGTATATGGGAATGAGTGCTTCTCAGATTGCTCGAGGACAAAACATGAACTAATCTTAATGCTTTTATCTTCCCCTTGCTaacgctttgtttgttttctgtagTTTCAGATTAAGCCGGAAGGGATCAGCTTTGTGGTATGATGTTGACCATCTAACGATAAGAAAGATACATCTTTACGCCACATGGGCACATCTCGCGAGTGCCACATTTAAATTGGATACAGTACCGTGCAACCGAACCTTGCTTTGAGAGGCGTTCAACGCGGAAGGCGTGAAGCACAGCAACGATCTAGCGCACATACGGACAAACCATCAAGTATATGTCATGAATTCGGACGAATATGAACAGCTGCCGACGTCGAGTGTGCCGGCCATCATGACGGCCGGTGCGATAGCGGGCGTGATGGAGCACTGCGTCATGTACCCGCTGGACTCGGTAAAAACCCGCATGCAATCGCTCACACACATGAAGGCTCACGACACAATCACGTCGACGCTGCGCGACATGATTAAGAACGAGGGCTTGATGCGTCCGTTTCGGGGCGTGATGGCGGTGGTCGCCGGTGCTGGACCGGCCCACGCACTCTACTTCGGTGCGTACGAGTGCTCGAAGGAAATGATCGCAACAATTTCGGATCGGGATCATCTGAACTATATGCTATCGGCAACCGCGGCAACACTTGTGCACGATGCCGTCTCCAACCCGGCGGATGTGGTGAAGCAACGGCTACAAATGTACAACTCACCGTACAGATCGATCCTGCACTGCGCCACCCAGGTATACCGGACGGAGGGTTTGCGGGCGTTCTACCGGTCCTACTCGACGCAGCTCGTCATGAACATACCCTACTCGGCGATCCAGTTCCCGACGTACGAGTTCTTCCAGAAGCTGCTCAATAAAGACAATAAATACAACCCCCCTGTACATATGGTGGCGGGTGGGGCGGCCGGAGCAGCCGCATCCGCCCTTACCACCCCGCTCGATGTTTGCAAGACGCTGCTGAACACGCAGGAGGATGGTGCCGGTAAAACGCGGGGGCTCGTAGAGGCGGCGAAGAAAATTTATCACACGGCCGGCATGATGGGCTTCTTCAAGGGGATGCAAGCGCGCGTACTGTACCAGATGCCGGCCACCGCGATCTGCTGGTCCACGTACGAATTCTTCAAGTACATCCTTTCGCGCGTGAAGAAACCGATTGCCGCTGGATCGACGGGCGGCGGAAGCACACGGGCGTTAGCTGTCGCGGACGACGATAAAACGCCAACGATAACCGATCTGCGGTACATGATACCGGCGAGCGCTTCCGTTAGTGCTGAAGCGTCCTCGACCGGGTGCAGCGGTGTGAACAGTGCCAGCTTGCTGATCCGAAGTCAGGAGCGCGACGGTGCGGGTGGTTCGGTGGGCAGCGATAATAAGGGTGGTGGCAGCCCGGCCGGATTGATCCCGCGCGGTGGCCCCGAACTGCCGGCCATGTCGGGCGCCGGTATCTACGGAGCGATGAGCTACAACACGATGCACTCGAATGATACAAACCACCTAACCGACGTCCGAAGGACGAACTAGAGCCTGAAGAAGGGAGAACAGCAGACAACGGTTCCCTCCCCGAAACAGCAACCGACGACCGGCACTCGAAGTGCGGACACGGTGTGTTGATAAGTTAATAATATTGTTGGTTTAGCGTTTTTAGAAgaagcataaaaacaaaaaagaaggaggaaaaagaaaacagcaaagcGACGATCAGCGCAGCGTCTATAGAAAGCGGAGGGTGGAATTGTAAACCCGTGTGCTTACCGTTTTGCGGAAGTGCTAGAACCGATAGCGTTTAGATAGAGCGGTAAAGGTAAGCGTGGTTGAAAGGAGCGCAAGGATGGCGAGTGTGAGGTGTATCGTGTGGACATGCGTGAGCCCGCGCGCATTGAGAGATCGGCTTCGAAGAACCACCTGTCCCTGGGCGCAGTCAGTATGCATTAACGCACCTTACAAAGTACAGCGTTTTGTTAAGTTTACATTATCCCTGGCGGAGATGGGTAGGAGATGGTAGAGCCCAACAAACACGAAAGCAGACAGAACGGGGAACGAGTTGAGGGCAGGCGAATGAGTGAAACAGTGAATGTTACTGTTGTTACCGTTTGTGATTTTCGGGGCATGGAGGCGCACGGTCGCTCGATTGACTCCGCAGCCGTTTACGACAACGTGTGGAACAAAGGCCCGTAGTCGTTTGCTGCTAACCTTCTGCCATAGGGCACTATATAGCACACGGAGCGCATGTCTCGAAGACATCGTTTTAGTGTGCCGTTTTGTGTGCTAAACCAGTGCATTACGTTCCTGCTACATTGTCCTGCAAACACTATAACCATTTGTTGTGTCTATGTGCCGAGTGTCGGGGTCCTTTCAATGTACCGGTACAATATATCCACATTGCATATGTCGTTCCGTGTTTATGAATTTGAACGTGCAGCAGACTGCCAcatatttcattcaaattatTAGTGATCGCACAGATATAGGAACGATCTTCATATTGTCAAGCGAAAGAAGAGGGTAAGCAAGCGCAAAGGATAAGATCATCCCCAATTGTACCGGGGagacggaaaggaaaacacaagTGTATTATGCGCAAACTGTTCTAGCAATCTAGCAAACGCAATCTAGCACCATCTAGCCGGGAAGGTTTCCTTCGGGTGCGATTTTTTGGCGTACTTTTATATTCATTACgattttgtattgttttagaCATGCCATGTAATTGCACAAATGTGGAACTACCCTGCTGCGTTGTGCTTTTTGTGGTGACcgcgttttgtttctcttgaGATTACTGTATTAAACGTTTTCCTTCGAAGTTTCATATTTTGCTTGTGCTAATACTTGGATTTTTGCCACAAGTGTTATTGGTTTTTATAGTTATCGGACCCAAGAAACGGTCCGGGCCAATGGAGGGAGAAAAACATCTGggataaaaacaaagaaatcaaATTAACATGTTATAAAGTAATAATGTTCGCGCACAGAGGATCACAGTTTACGATCGACCAGACGAGCctagtggaaaataaatttcgaAGAGTCAATTAAACGGCGAAACACGTATCAATGCGGCATAGGCAAGGGAGAGATAACAATTGCTTACAAATTTATACCTCAGTTTCTTTCCAAGTGTGTTTCTCACATCCTCACTTTCAGTTTTGTTG
This Anopheles marshallii chromosome 3, idAnoMarsDA_429_01, whole genome shotgun sequence DNA region includes the following protein-coding sequences:
- the LOC128711753 gene encoding mitoferrin — protein: MNSDEYEQLPTSSVPAIMTAGAIAGVMEHCVMYPLDSVKTRMQSLTHMKAHDTITSTLRDMIKNEGLMRPFRGVMAVVAGAGPAHALYFGAYECSKEMIATISDRDHLNYMLSATAATLVHDAVSNPADVVKQRLQMYNSPYRSILHCATQVYRTEGLRAFYRSYSTQLVMNIPYSAIQFPTYEFFQKLLNKDNKYNPPVHMVAGGAAGAAASALTTPLDVCKTLLNTQEDGAGKTRGLVEAAKKIYHTAGMMGFFKGMQARVLYQMPATAICWSTYEFFKYILSRVKKPIAAGSTGGGSTRALAVADDDKTPTITDLRYMIPASASVSAEASSTGCSGVNSASLLIRSQERDGAGGSVGSDNKGGGSPAGLIPRGGPELPAMSGAGIYGAMSYNTMHSNDTNHLTDVRRTN